One window of Agromyces rhizosphaerae genomic DNA carries:
- a CDS encoding M24 family metallopeptidase, protein MSPATDPMDPAVAPAGPPDVAGAPAGAGDAPVAADRAVKRQRVLELLDVRGADRLLLTSATALSWYLDGARVHVSLAGDPIAAVVVGREGDEWLVFANEAERMLAEELPHDPAATLTRVPWHEPLAGSAATPATGLLTEADVAAELRAARASLLPAELARYRALCREVAEVLTDAATGAHPEQSERDVAATLAAGLAARGIDPLVALVAGRSRLGHRHPLPTAAPIGDRSMLVVCGRRHGLIANATRWLRFGATDPAEADAERRILEVEAAFLDATVPGAALGDAFAAGIAAYGANGFDADEWRNHHQGGAAGYAGRDPRAMPGIADVVQPGQPFAWNPTAPGAKVEDTVLAGPDGIEPLTVDPRWPTTRVAGRIRPATLQL, encoded by the coding sequence ATGAGCCCTGCGACGGACCCGATGGACCCGGCGGTCGCCCCCGCCGGACCGCCCGATGTGGCCGGCGCACCCGCGGGAGCCGGCGACGCGCCGGTCGCGGCCGACCGTGCCGTGAAGCGGCAACGAGTGCTCGAGCTGCTCGACGTGCGCGGGGCCGACCGGCTGCTGCTCACCTCGGCCACCGCGCTCTCGTGGTACCTCGACGGCGCGCGCGTGCACGTCTCGCTCGCGGGCGACCCGATCGCCGCGGTCGTCGTCGGCCGCGAGGGCGACGAGTGGCTCGTCTTCGCGAACGAGGCCGAGCGGATGCTGGCGGAGGAACTGCCGCACGACCCCGCGGCGACCCTGACGCGGGTGCCGTGGCACGAGCCGCTCGCCGGATCCGCGGCGACCCCCGCGACCGGCCTCCTCACGGAAGCCGACGTCGCCGCCGAGCTGCGCGCCGCCCGCGCCTCGCTCCTGCCCGCCGAGCTCGCCCGCTACCGCGCGCTCTGCCGCGAGGTCGCCGAGGTGCTGACGGATGCCGCGACAGGCGCTCACCCCGAGCAGTCCGAGCGGGACGTCGCCGCGACGCTCGCCGCCGGCCTCGCCGCGCGAGGCATCGACCCCCTGGTCGCCCTCGTCGCGGGGCGGTCGCGGCTGGGCCACCGGCATCCGCTGCCCACCGCCGCCCCGATCGGCGACCGCAGCATGCTCGTCGTCTGCGGCCGCCGCCACGGTCTCATCGCGAACGCGACCCGTTGGCTGCGCTTCGGCGCCACCGATCCGGCCGAGGCCGACGCCGAGCGGCGCATCCTCGAGGTCGAGGCGGCGTTCCTCGACGCGACCGTGCCCGGTGCCGCGCTCGGCGACGCGTTCGCCGCAGGCATCGCCGCGTACGGGGCCAACGGGTTCGACGCCGACGAGTGGCGCAACCACCACCAGGGCGGCGCCGCGGGCTACGCGGGCCGCGACCCCCGTGCCATGCCCGGCATCGCCGACGTGGTGCAGCCCGGCCAGCCGTTCGCCTGGAATCCCACCGCGCCCGGCGCGAAGGTCGAGGACACCGTGCTCGCAGGCCCCGACGGCATCGAGCCGCTCACGGTCGACCCGCGCTGGCCGACGACGCGCGTCGCGGGCCGCATCCGCCCCGCCACGCTCCAGCTGTAG
- a CDS encoding 5-dehydro-4-deoxyglucarate dehydratase, with translation MTSPLAFDGVLFFPVTPFGAGGAPDLDVLGEHVGSRLEHGPGGVFPACGTGEFHALSTGEVDQVVRTAVEVVGGRVPVIAGAGGALGQAIEQTRNAADAGADGILLLPPYLVGGTTDGLVAWVEQVAAASPLPVIVYHRATARFTPGAMRRLAANPKIAGFKDGTGDIGLTQEIVLAAGESGRELHFFNGLLTAELSQGAFRGIGVPLYSSAAFAMIPELAAAHYRAYTAGDEATRLHLLREFYVPLVNLRDETPGFGVSLIKAGLRLQGMAVGSVRPPLVDPTPEQEARLAGILDRGRELVAELSAA, from the coding sequence GTGACCTCGCCCCTCGCCTTCGACGGCGTCCTCTTCTTCCCCGTCACCCCGTTCGGCGCAGGCGGCGCGCCCGACCTCGACGTGCTCGGCGAGCACGTCGGCTCGCGCCTCGAGCACGGCCCCGGCGGCGTGTTCCCGGCGTGCGGCACGGGCGAGTTCCACGCCCTCTCGACGGGCGAGGTCGACCAGGTCGTGCGCACTGCGGTCGAGGTCGTCGGCGGTCGCGTCCCGGTGATCGCGGGCGCGGGCGGCGCGCTCGGGCAGGCGATCGAGCAGACGCGCAATGCGGCGGATGCGGGTGCCGACGGCATCCTCCTGCTGCCGCCGTACCTGGTCGGCGGCACGACCGACGGCCTCGTCGCGTGGGTCGAGCAGGTCGCCGCGGCGAGCCCGCTGCCGGTGATCGTCTACCACCGCGCGACGGCCCGCTTCACGCCCGGCGCGATGCGGCGCCTCGCGGCGAACCCGAAGATCGCGGGCTTCAAGGACGGCACGGGCGACATCGGCCTCACCCAGGAGATCGTGCTCGCCGCGGGCGAATCCGGCCGCGAGCTGCACTTCTTCAACGGCCTGCTCACCGCCGAGCTCAGCCAGGGCGCGTTCCGCGGCATCGGCGTGCCGCTCTACTCGTCGGCGGCGTTCGCGATGATCCCCGAGCTCGCCGCGGCGCACTATCGCGCCTACACCGCGGGCGACGAGGCCACCCGACTGCACCTGCTACGCGAGTTCTACGTGCCGCTCGTGAACCTGCGCGACGAGACCCCCGGCTTCGGCGTCTCGCTCATCAAGGCCGGGCTGCGGTTGCAGGGCATGGCGGTCGGCTCGGTGCGCCCGCCGCTCGTCGACCCGACCCCCGAGCAGGAGGCACGCCTCGCCGGCATCCTCGACCGCGGCCGCGAACTCGTGGCGGAGCTGTCCGCGGCATGA
- a CDS encoding DUF6264 family protein has product MSDGTPTRRDDETGDDARTRPAADGDSGSSTPAERSTPESNAPADAAAAAAPDGRTKRVRPVRVWDLLLSIVLLLLLVGVAITGALVGSLFALNAPSCVNGSCDLFDVGLGIAIWGPIVVGVLGLAATVILLALRRRAFWVPLVGIALVAVVVFVGGAISFAAGSSF; this is encoded by the coding sequence GTGAGCGACGGCACCCCGACCCGGCGGGACGACGAGACCGGCGACGACGCGCGCACGCGCCCAGCGGCCGACGGGGACTCGGGGTCCTCCACCCCGGCCGAGCGGAGCACGCCGGAGTCGAACGCACCGGCCGACGCCGCAGCCGCCGCCGCGCCCGACGGACGCACGAAGCGCGTCCGCCCGGTGCGCGTCTGGGATCTCCTGCTGTCGATCGTGCTCCTGCTGCTGCTTGTCGGCGTCGCGATCACCGGCGCGCTCGTCGGCTCGCTCTTCGCCCTGAACGCCCCGAGCTGCGTCAACGGCTCGTGCGACCTCTTCGACGTCGGCCTGGGCATCGCGATCTGGGGCCCGATCGTCGTCGGCGTGCTCGGCCTCGCCGCGACCGTGATCCTGCTCGCGCTCCGCCGGCGCGCCTTCTGGGTGCCGCTCGTGGGCATCGCGCTGGTCGCGGTCGTCGTGTTCGTGGGCGGCGCGATCTCGTTCGCCGCCGGCTCGTCGTTCTGA
- a CDS encoding LacI family DNA-binding transcriptional regulator — protein sequence MVERQRPVTIVDVARQAGVSQASVSRVLNGKPNVDPSIASAVHAAVAELGYEPSLAARSLVQGRNHTVAMVVPDLENPLFQGILKGLTLAADADGYRVLVADTDERAGSEEAVALEARRRCDAIVLCAPRMPEPRLRQLVARIAPVVVVNRPLDAAGVPWVGVDYARGIHDLVDHLVALGHRRIAYLAGPASSVSNGERERGLAAARETHPDLSVEILPGGSRLDDGAAAADAVLEARDRGATAVLGFNDLVALGLLHRLAELGVDVPGDLSVAGFDDSPFARYSTPPLTSMSVPRGELGAQVWQRLSTLVAGGRSEHTLLYRPRLEVRASTGPVPASAGADRA from the coding sequence ATGGTCGAGCGGCAGCGGCCGGTCACGATCGTCGACGTGGCCCGCCAGGCGGGCGTCTCGCAGGCCTCGGTGTCGCGCGTGCTGAACGGCAAGCCCAACGTCGACCCGTCGATCGCGAGCGCCGTGCACGCGGCCGTCGCCGAACTGGGCTACGAGCCGAGCCTCGCGGCGCGCAGCCTGGTGCAGGGGCGCAACCACACCGTCGCCATGGTCGTGCCCGACCTCGAGAACCCGCTCTTCCAGGGCATCCTGAAGGGCCTCACGCTCGCCGCCGATGCAGACGGCTACCGGGTGCTCGTCGCCGACACCGACGAGCGCGCCGGGTCGGAGGAGGCGGTCGCGCTCGAGGCCCGCCGACGCTGCGACGCGATCGTGCTCTGCGCCCCGCGCATGCCCGAGCCCCGCCTGCGCCAGCTCGTCGCGCGCATCGCGCCCGTCGTCGTCGTCAACCGCCCGCTCGACGCGGCCGGCGTGCCGTGGGTCGGCGTCGACTACGCGCGCGGCATCCACGACCTCGTCGACCACCTCGTCGCGCTCGGGCACCGCCGCATCGCGTACCTCGCGGGTCCCGCATCGAGCGTCTCGAACGGCGAGCGCGAGCGCGGTCTCGCCGCCGCGCGCGAGACGCACCCCGACCTGTCGGTCGAGATCCTCCCCGGCGGCTCGCGCCTCGATGACGGTGCTGCGGCGGCGGATGCCGTGCTCGAGGCCCGCGACCGCGGGGCGACCGCCGTGCTGGGCTTCAACGACCTGGTCGCGCTCGGCCTGCTGCACCGGCTCGCCGAGCTCGGCGTCGACGTGCCCGGCGACCTCTCCGTCGCGGGCTTCGACGACTCCCCGTTCGCCCGCTATTCGACGCCCCCGCTCACGAGCATGTCGGTGCCGCGCGGCGAGCTCGGCGCGCAGGTCTGGCAGCGACTCTCGACGCTCGTCGCCGGCGGGCGCTCGGAGCACACGCTGCTCTACCGGCCGCGACTCGAGGTGCGGGCGAGCACCGGGCCGGTGCCCGCGAGCGCCGGAGCGGATCGCGCATGA
- a CDS encoding aldehyde dehydrogenase (NADP(+)) — protein MDTTPEQLRQVTDAAQAAFARTADAPAADRAAWLRAAADVLDAHVEELIAIADAESHLGVPRLTGEVARTTGQLRMFAAVVEEGSYLEAIIDHANPGATPPTPDLRRLLRPLGPVAVFSASNFPFAFSVAGGDTASALAVGCPVIVKGHSAHPRLSRRTAELVASALHEAGAPEGVFALVEGRAAGVALVQDPAIQAVGFTGSLHGGRALFDLAVGRPDPIPFYGELSAINPVLVTQAALDARADELAAGLAGSFTLGAGQFCTKPGVVFVPEGSDFAGRVAAAVGEAAPVPMLTDSIAGAFAGGLGALAGRDEVTVVSGTPEQGVGTGSAVVLETTAAAVLADPEGLLAECFGPTTLVVRYGSVDEALTAIRAVGGSLTATVHAEPEEDVSAVVDVLAGIAGRVLFAGWPTGVAVNWAQQHGGPWPSTTSIHTSVGATAVRRFLRPVAYQSAPAAALPAALRDENPLDIPRRVDGVLTLP, from the coding sequence ATGGACACCACGCCCGAGCAACTGCGACAGGTGACGGATGCCGCCCAGGCGGCCTTCGCCCGCACCGCCGACGCCCCCGCGGCCGACCGGGCCGCGTGGCTGCGCGCGGCCGCCGACGTGCTCGACGCGCACGTCGAGGAGCTCATCGCGATCGCCGACGCGGAGTCGCACCTGGGCGTGCCGCGCCTCACCGGCGAGGTCGCCCGCACCACGGGCCAGCTGCGCATGTTCGCCGCGGTCGTGGAGGAGGGCTCGTACCTCGAGGCGATCATCGACCACGCGAACCCCGGCGCCACGCCGCCGACGCCCGACCTGCGCCGCCTGCTGCGCCCGCTCGGCCCCGTCGCGGTGTTCAGCGCGTCGAACTTCCCGTTCGCGTTCTCGGTGGCGGGCGGCGACACCGCCTCGGCGCTCGCGGTGGGCTGCCCGGTGATCGTGAAGGGGCACTCGGCGCACCCGAGGCTCTCGCGGCGCACCGCGGAGCTGGTCGCCTCGGCGCTGCACGAGGCGGGTGCGCCCGAGGGCGTCTTCGCGCTCGTCGAGGGCCGCGCCGCCGGCGTCGCGCTCGTGCAGGATCCGGCGATCCAGGCCGTCGGCTTCACCGGCTCGCTGCACGGCGGCCGGGCCCTGTTCGACCTCGCGGTCGGCCGGCCCGACCCGATCCCGTTCTACGGCGAGCTCAGCGCGATCAACCCCGTGCTCGTCACGCAGGCGGCGCTCGACGCGCGCGCCGACGAGCTCGCGGCGGGACTCGCCGGCTCGTTCACGCTCGGCGCCGGCCAGTTCTGCACGAAGCCCGGCGTGGTGTTCGTGCCCGAGGGGTCGGACTTCGCGGGCCGCGTCGCCGCGGCCGTGGGCGAGGCCGCCCCCGTGCCCATGCTCACCGACTCGATCGCGGGCGCGTTCGCCGGCGGCCTCGGCGCGCTGGCGGGCCGCGACGAGGTCACGGTCGTCTCGGGCACGCCCGAGCAGGGCGTCGGCACCGGCAGCGCGGTCGTGCTCGAGACCACGGCGGCGGCCGTGCTCGCCGACCCCGAGGGGCTGCTCGCCGAGTGCTTCGGCCCGACGACGCTCGTCGTGCGCTACGGATCGGTCGACGAGGCGCTGACCGCGATCCGCGCCGTCGGCGGGAGCCTCACCGCGACGGTGCACGCCGAGCCCGAGGAGGACGTGTCGGCCGTGGTCGACGTGCTCGCCGGCATCGCCGGGCGCGTGCTGTTCGCCGGCTGGCCCACCGGCGTCGCCGTCAACTGGGCGCAGCAGCACGGCGGCCCGTGGCCGTCGACGACCTCGATCCACACCTCGGTCGGCGCCACGGCGGTGCGCCGCTTCCTACGCCCGGTCGCCTACCAGTCCGCGCCCGCGGCCGCGCTGCCGGCGGCCCTCCGCGACGAGAACCCACTCGACATCCCCCGCCGCGTCGACGGGGTGCTGACGCTCCCGTGA
- a CDS encoding NAD-dependent epimerase/dehydratase family protein: protein MRVVVTGSAGRLGRSVVRGLTGAGHEVAAVDRVPTPEPAASEHLVDLADQAAVDALFAELRPDALVHLAGIAVPFSAPERDIIVTNTTLGYGVLAAAAAHGATRVLAASSPTILGYGIPSWRARYAPLDEAHPVSPWNAYALSKVVIEQEVAMFGRAAGADGPVFGAFRPCYVISPEEWQGALTQQGHTVAERLADPALAAVSLFNYVDARDAAAFVDTWLHAAPELPQGETFFVGAADAMATRPIAELWREYLPALGEAGDALTGDAPVFSVAKAESLLGWRPERRWRDELVADVPGTPEASATPTTTGAP from the coding sequence ATGCGCGTCGTCGTGACGGGATCCGCCGGGCGCCTCGGCCGCAGCGTCGTGCGCGGGCTCACCGGGGCCGGCCACGAGGTCGCGGCCGTCGACCGCGTGCCGACGCCCGAGCCCGCGGCATCCGAGCACCTCGTCGACCTCGCCGACCAGGCGGCTGTCGACGCGCTCTTCGCCGAGCTGCGCCCCGACGCGCTCGTGCATCTCGCCGGCATCGCCGTGCCGTTCAGCGCGCCCGAGCGCGACATCATCGTCACGAACACCACGCTCGGCTACGGCGTGCTCGCCGCCGCGGCGGCCCACGGCGCCACCCGCGTGCTGGCAGCGTCGAGCCCGACGATCCTCGGCTACGGCATCCCGTCGTGGCGCGCGCGGTACGCCCCGCTCGACGAGGCTCACCCGGTCTCCCCGTGGAACGCGTACGCGCTCTCGAAGGTCGTCATCGAGCAGGAGGTCGCGATGTTCGGCCGCGCCGCCGGCGCCGACGGCCCCGTGTTCGGCGCGTTCCGCCCCTGCTACGTCATCTCCCCGGAGGAGTGGCAGGGCGCCCTCACGCAGCAGGGCCACACGGTCGCCGAGCGCCTCGCCGACCCGGCACTGGCCGCGGTCAGCCTCTTCAACTACGTCGACGCGCGCGACGCGGCCGCCTTCGTCGACACCTGGCTGCATGCGGCCCCCGAACTCCCCCAGGGCGAGACGTTCTTCGTCGGCGCGGCCGACGCCATGGCCACCCGCCCGATCGCCGAGCTCTGGCGCGAGTACCTGCCCGCGCTCGGCGAGGCGGGCGACGCGCTCACCGGCGACGCGCCGGTGTTCTCGGTCGCGAAGGCCGAGTCGCTGCTCGGCTGGAGGCCCGAGCGCCGCTGGCGCGACGAGCTCGTCGCCGACGTGCCCGGCACCCCCGAGGCATCCGCCACCCCCACGACCACAGGAGCACCGTGA
- a CDS encoding mandelate racemase/muconate lactonizing enzyme family protein has product MTATIRSLATRLIRVPLSRPWGPDVTELSVIETVVTDSDGATGYGFSWTPTIGAASVQAMLDHDIASFAVGRAADATEFWPALWRHLHEAGGGGVTTIAMAGLDLALWDLAGRRADASVVELVGRTQETAEVYGSGVNLHYPLDELVAQAERWVASGYDAVKVKVGSPDPARDVERLAALREVLGPDRRLMIDANQRWSLDAATAALEAFAPFAPAWIEEPLRADDLPGHAELRRRTDVPIALGENVHTRYRFAEFLDAGVVDVAQPNIVRVGGITPFREIAALADDYGVPVAPHLLFELSGQLALTLPRPTLVEDVEDATFTALGVLADPAPVSVDGARLSFDPAPGLGLRFA; this is encoded by the coding sequence ATGACGGCCACGATCCGCTCGCTCGCCACGCGGCTGATCCGCGTGCCGCTGTCGCGCCCGTGGGGGCCCGACGTCACGGAGCTGAGCGTCATCGAGACGGTCGTCACCGACTCCGACGGCGCCACCGGGTACGGCTTCTCGTGGACGCCCACGATCGGCGCGGCATCCGTACAGGCGATGCTCGACCACGACATCGCGTCGTTCGCGGTGGGGCGGGCGGCGGATGCCACGGAGTTTTGGCCCGCACTCTGGCGCCACCTGCACGAGGCCGGCGGGGGCGGCGTGACGACCATCGCGATGGCGGGCCTCGACCTCGCGCTGTGGGACCTCGCGGGCCGACGCGCCGACGCGAGCGTCGTCGAACTCGTCGGCCGCACGCAGGAGACCGCCGAGGTGTACGGCAGCGGAGTGAACCTGCACTACCCGCTCGACGAGCTCGTGGCCCAGGCCGAGCGCTGGGTCGCGAGCGGCTACGACGCCGTGAAGGTGAAGGTCGGCAGCCCCGACCCCGCGCGCGACGTCGAGCGGCTGGCCGCGCTGCGCGAGGTGCTCGGACCCGACCGCCGCCTCATGATCGACGCCAACCAGCGCTGGAGCCTCGACGCCGCGACGGCCGCCCTCGAGGCGTTCGCCCCGTTCGCCCCGGCCTGGATCGAGGAGCCGCTGCGCGCCGACGACCTGCCCGGTCACGCCGAGCTGCGCCGCCGCACCGACGTGCCCATCGCGCTCGGCGAGAACGTGCACACCCGCTACCGGTTCGCCGAGTTCCTCGACGCCGGCGTCGTCGACGTCGCCCAGCCGAACATCGTGCGCGTCGGCGGCATCACGCCGTTCCGCGAGATCGCCGCCCTCGCGGACGACTACGGCGTGCCGGTCGCGCCGCACCTGCTGTTCGAGCTCTCCGGCCAGCTCGCGCTCACGCTCCCCCGGCCGACGCTCGTCGAGGACGTGGAGGACGCCACCTTCACCGCCCTCGGCGTGCTCGCAGACCCCGCGCCCGTCAGCGTCGACGGCGCGCGGCTCTCCTTCGACCCCGCACCCGGGCTCGGGCTGCGCTTCGCCTGA
- a CDS encoding MFS transporter: MSAGSYLATATPLRLAIGGVGVGVPILAVEQLGDVAVGGALVAASLAPSILAAPLAGVALDRAAHPRRLIAAAGLVAAVAYAAAAFLGDLPIWLVAAALVAAGTVSPFTMGGLSSFVTDEIPHERRAFALDALSYNIGAVIGPGTVAATAALGSARIAMLVVAGSAALGAAFALTTRLRARNASTGSPWRAMRDGLAWIAGHRPLAVVTASGTLSQVGGGALAIAAVALSLERADDPDGGAVIVSAFAVGALVGSLWISWRPGTRSPEFSMGTGFAATGVLIVVAIADLGAWWTIVMIGLAGVFTAGSTAAMLRLRTLQSPRAVRAQVFTVGGGLRAAAAAVGAGLAGAAAVSVGAGWLIAGVGACWIASGALLLAYPRGAEAVEG; this comes from the coding sequence ATGAGCGCGGGCAGCTACCTCGCGACCGCGACGCCGCTCCGGCTGGCGATCGGCGGCGTCGGCGTGGGCGTGCCGATCCTCGCGGTCGAGCAGCTCGGCGACGTGGCCGTGGGCGGCGCGCTCGTGGCCGCGTCGCTCGCCCCGAGCATCCTCGCCGCGCCCCTGGCCGGCGTCGCGCTCGACCGTGCGGCGCATCCGCGCCGGCTCATCGCCGCCGCAGGCCTGGTGGCCGCGGTCGCGTACGCGGCAGCGGCGTTCCTCGGCGACCTGCCGATCTGGCTCGTCGCGGCGGCCCTCGTCGCCGCCGGCACTGTCTCGCCGTTCACGATGGGCGGGCTGTCGAGCTTCGTGACCGATGAGATCCCGCACGAGCGGCGGGCGTTCGCGCTCGACGCGCTCTCGTACAACATCGGCGCGGTCATCGGGCCCGGCACCGTCGCCGCGACCGCCGCGCTCGGCTCGGCGCGCATCGCGATGCTCGTGGTCGCGGGCTCGGCCGCGCTCGGCGCCGCGTTCGCGCTCACCACCCGGCTCCGTGCCCGCAACGCCTCGACCGGGTCGCCCTGGCGCGCCATGCGCGACGGCCTCGCGTGGATCGCCGGACACCGCCCGCTCGCGGTCGTCACCGCGTCGGGCACCCTCAGCCAGGTGGGCGGCGGCGCACTCGCGATCGCCGCGGTCGCCCTCTCGCTCGAGCGCGCGGACGACCCCGACGGCGGCGCCGTGATCGTGTCGGCGTTCGCGGTCGGCGCGCTCGTCGGCTCGCTGTGGATCTCGTGGCGACCCGGCACCCGCTCCCCCGAGTTCTCGATGGGCACCGGCTTCGCCGCGACCGGCGTGCTGATCGTCGTCGCGATCGCCGACCTCGGCGCGTGGTGGACCATCGTCATGATCGGCCTCGCGGGCGTGTTCACGGCGGGCTCGACCGCCGCGATGCTGCGCCTGCGCACGCTGCAGAGCCCGCGCGCGGTGCGCGCCCAGGTGTTCACGGTCGGCGGCGGCCTGCGTGCCGCGGCCGCGGCCGTGGGTGCCGGACTCGCGGGCGCCGCTGCGGTCTCGGTCGGCGCCGGCTGGCTCATCGCCGGGGTGGGCGCGTGCTGGATCGCGTCGGGCGCGCTGCTGCTCGCCTACCCGAGGGGCGCCGAGGCCGTCGAGGGGTGA
- a CDS encoding LacI family DNA-binding transcriptional regulator, which translates to MSQTSRSTPATLHDVAREAGVSLATASRSLNGSTRKVNEAYRQKVLEAAARLGYTPNLSAQAVARGTTTTVALLVADIADPYFSSIAAGVVGQADSERLIVTMAETDRDSARELELVRAMRGQRPRVMILASSRRADDPAADALQAELTAYEQTGGRVVFISSTDQAFRTVELENRAGARALATEMVGLGYRRFGALMGPEGLRTGEDRIAGFTEGLVAAGFDLPADRTARTRFTRDGGYEGMRELIARGIGDTQLVFALNDVMAMGAMSALRDAGLEPGLDVAVAGFDDIPTVRDVTPTLTTVRLPLEEVGVRALRLALAESDADSGSPVPTEVVVRESTPRLADAV; encoded by the coding sequence GTGAGCCAGACCAGCCGCAGCACGCCCGCCACGCTGCACGACGTGGCCCGCGAGGCCGGGGTCTCGCTCGCCACCGCCTCACGCTCGCTCAACGGCAGCACGCGCAAGGTGAACGAGGCCTACCGGCAGAAGGTGCTCGAGGCCGCGGCCCGGCTCGGCTACACCCCGAACCTCTCGGCCCAGGCCGTCGCCCGCGGCACGACCACGACCGTCGCGCTGCTCGTCGCCGACATCGCCGACCCGTACTTCTCCTCGATCGCCGCGGGCGTCGTCGGCCAGGCCGACAGCGAGCGGCTGATCGTGACCATGGCCGAGACCGACCGCGACTCCGCCCGCGAGCTCGAGCTCGTGCGCGCGATGCGCGGCCAGCGCCCGCGGGTCATGATCCTCGCCTCGTCGCGCCGAGCCGACGACCCGGCCGCCGACGCGCTGCAGGCCGAGCTCACGGCGTACGAGCAGACCGGCGGGCGCGTGGTGTTCATCAGCTCGACCGACCAGGCATTCCGCACGGTCGAGCTCGAGAACCGCGCGGGCGCCCGCGCCCTCGCCACCGAGATGGTCGGCCTCGGCTACCGCCGGTTCGGCGCGCTCATGGGCCCCGAGGGCCTGCGCACGGGCGAGGACCGCATCGCCGGCTTCACCGAGGGCCTCGTCGCCGCCGGGTTCGACCTGCCGGCGGACCGCACGGCGCGCACCCGGTTCACGCGCGACGGCGGCTACGAGGGCATGCGCGAGCTCATCGCGCGCGGGATCGGCGACACCCAGCTCGTGTTCGCGCTGAACGACGTCATGGCGATGGGGGCCATGTCGGCCCTGCGCGACGCCGGCCTCGAGCCCGGCCTCGACGTCGCGGTCGCCGGGTTCGACGACATCCCGACGGTCCGCGACGTCACCCCGACGCTCACGACCGTGCGCCTGCCGCTCGAGGAGGTCGGCGTGCGTGCACTCCGCCTCGCGCTCGCCGAGTCCGACGCCGACTCCGGTTCGCCCGTGCCGACCGAGGTCGTCGTGCGCGAGAGCACCCCGCGCCTCGCCGACGCCGTCTGA
- a CDS encoding Gfo/Idh/MocA family protein, translating into MATPERYGLIGTGSRAGMYVNALSGTHFGVEPLDDVAELVAWCDVNPGRLDVYERDVVASGHPAPARYAAEDIEAMVRDERLDRVVVTTPDFTHAEFVSRVLRAGADVIVEKPLTIDAEGVRAIGEAIAETGREVITTFNYRYSPRNSSLRRLIAEGAIGEATSVHFEWALDTVHGADYFRRWHRYKQNSGGLLIHKASHHFDLVNWWIGAAPVRVFASGGLRFYGAENARARGVGERPERGTGTTGDPFALDLSLDARMKELYLDNEGHDGYLRDRDVFDEGITIEDNLSVLVDYDSGATMSYSLNAHSPWEGYRVTVNGTEGRAELEVVERGAVLVGEDGRVVVDPSMHPGYSPEDEVRPDSERLVLQRHWEGAQVVPIPEGIGGHGGGDAYLVEHLFHRVQTDAPLGRIAGYDDGVRAVSVGIAGNRSLETGLPVRIADLDLGV; encoded by the coding sequence ATGGCAACCCCCGAACGCTACGGACTCATCGGCACCGGATCCCGCGCCGGCATGTACGTCAACGCGCTGAGCGGCACGCACTTCGGCGTCGAGCCGCTCGACGACGTCGCGGAGCTCGTCGCGTGGTGCGACGTGAACCCGGGCCGGCTCGACGTGTACGAGCGCGACGTCGTGGCATCCGGCCACCCGGCCCCTGCGCGCTACGCCGCCGAGGACATCGAGGCGATGGTCCGCGACGAGCGACTCGACCGCGTGGTCGTCACCACGCCCGATTTCACGCACGCCGAGTTCGTCAGCCGCGTGCTGCGCGCGGGCGCCGACGTGATCGTCGAGAAGCCGCTCACGATCGACGCCGAGGGCGTGCGGGCGATCGGCGAGGCGATCGCCGAGACCGGCCGCGAGGTCATCACCACGTTCAACTACCGCTACAGCCCGCGCAACTCGTCGCTGCGCCGCCTCATCGCCGAGGGCGCGATCGGCGAGGCCACGAGCGTGCACTTCGAGTGGGCGCTCGACACCGTGCACGGCGCCGACTACTTCCGCCGCTGGCACCGGTACAAGCAGAACTCCGGCGGCCTGCTCATCCACAAGGCCTCGCACCACTTCGACCTCGTCAACTGGTGGATCGGCGCCGCCCCCGTGCGCGTGTTCGCGAGCGGCGGCCTGCGGTTCTACGGCGCGGAGAACGCCCGCGCCCGCGGCGTCGGCGAGCGCCCCGAGCGCGGCACCGGCACGACCGGCGACCCGTTCGCCCTCGACCTCTCGCTCGACGCGCGCATGAAGGAGCTCTATCTCGACAACGAGGGCCACGACGGCTACCTGCGCGACCGCGACGTGTTCGACGAGGGCATCACGATCGAGGACAACCTCTCGGTGCTGGTCGACTACGACTCGGGCGCGACCATGAGCTACTCGCTGAACGCGCACAGCCCGTGGGAGGGCTACCGCGTGACCGTCAACGGCACCGAGGGGCGCGCCGAGCTGGAGGTCGTCGAGCGCGGCGCCGTGCTCGTCGGCGAGGACGGCCGGGTCGTGGTCGACCCGAGCATGCACCCCGGCTACTCGCCCGAGGACGAGGTGCGGCCCGACTCCGAGCGCCTCGTGCTGCAGCGGCACTGGGAGGGCGCGCAGGTCGTGCCGATCCCCGAGGGCATCGGCGGCCACGGCGGCGGCGACGCGTACCTGGTCGAGCACCTCTTCCACCGGGTGCAGACGGATGCCCCGCTGGGGCGCATCGCGGGCTACGACGACGGCGTGCGCGCGGTCAGCGTCGGCATCGCGGGCAACCGCTCGCTCGAGACCGGCCTGCCGGTGCGCATCGCCGACCTCGACCTGGGCGTGTAG